The Erythrobacter litoralis HTCC2594 nucleotide sequence CGCGCTCGGAGCCAAGCGCAAGGCTTTCCTGCCCGAGGTTGCGCACGAGGAAGCGCTGTCCGGTAAGTTCATCGCCCTGGTATTCGGCGACCAGCTGGACCTCGATCCCGCCGCTACGGCGCGGAGCGGAAAGTTCGGCGCGGGCGGTGAAGCCGGGGAGGACGGCATCTGTTGCCATCGCTTCGATCAGGCGGATTGCGGCGTCTTCGGGGCCGGTTTCGGCCTCCCATTCTGCCGCCTCGCTTTTGGCAAGCGCGGGATTGGTGATGAAGAGCTGGGTCGCCTCCTGACCGCCGAGGCGGCAGGCGAACTTGTAGACATAGCCTGCCTTGCTGGTTGCAAAGAAGCTGACGCGCGCCGCTGCGAACTGCGGGGGCACGGAGATATAGATGTCTCCGCGCACCGGCTCATGCGTCACCTGGAAGTCGTTGTAGGGAAAGCCGCTTGCGATCTTTGAGACATTGGCGAAGCCATCATCGATGAGCGCGATCCGGGTGAGCTCACCGCGGGCCAGCTCGCAGTCGATCGTTGCGTTGTCGGCCGCCTCGACGAACTGGTCAGCATGCGCCGGAACAGGCGCAAGTGCGAAAGCAATAACGGCAAGACCGCTTAGCTTGAGCCCGGGATCGGGACGTCGTGTGGCGCCAATCGCGAAACAG carries:
- a CDS encoding type-F conjugative transfer system secretin TraK, with product MSLLPSPLAAALVGTGLGCFAIGATRRPDPGLKLSGLAVIAFALAPVPAHADQFVEAADNATIDCELARGELTRIALIDDGFANVSKIASGFPYNDFQVTHEPVRGDIYISVPPQFAAARVSFFATSKAGYVYKFACRLGGQEATQLFITNPALAKSEAAEWEAETGPEDAAIRLIEAMATDAVLPGFTARAELSAPRRSGGIEVQLVAEYQGDELTGQRFLVRNLGQESLALGSEREGPAGALAFAYGRDALAPGEATSAFLVFARGGLD